A region of the Silene latifolia isolate original U9 population chromosome 9, ASM4854445v1, whole genome shotgun sequence genome:
AAACTTCTTAGGAattataagatataaactaactcgattccattacaacaataaattgtttgcatctatgaaacttatttatgtgatctcatcatgattcccctatgaactcatgacaccctagtatttTAATCAACTGTTTACAAACCCCATTTACTTATCTTGCTTTGCTTTTCCATTTATTTGCTTTGCACTTGTTAAGTAGTTAGATTGCAAATCtcaacctcaacccaaattgtgacaccaaaGACATAGCTTTATACAACCGATAAGTCAATaaaatacccgtcccttgggatccgacctttacttatcgctctactaagagtagcttgttgagaatataaatagtgttttgattggagaacttagacgacaaagttttgaCCCGAATCATTACGTCAATAAAATTGGTCCTGCAATATTTCTAGAGTCTTTTGAACTCCAAGATGCCCTCCTAAACCACTGGAATGGACCTCCTTGATTAATAGATCCCTGTAGGGGCCCCTTGGAACACAGAGTTTATTTCCATGGACCAAAAAACCCTTTTGcattattaatttggttccctgaACCCTAGTTCCCTCAGTTTGAATCTGCCAGTCTTCAAAGAAGTTTGGATCATCCTTGTGCAATTCTTTCATAACCTCAAAGCCAAGTATCCTTTGTTTCATGTCTGATAGGAGGGAGTGTCTCCTAGACAATGCATCAGCAACAATGTTCTGCTTGCCCTCTTTGTATTTGCTTGAAAATGT
Encoded here:
- the LOC141601870 gene encoding uncharacterized protein LOC141601870, encoding MHAKWVEFFQSFTFSSKYKEGKQNIVADALSRRHSLLSDMKQRILGFEVMKELHKDDPNFFEDWQIQTEGTRVQGTKLIMQKGFLVHGNKLCVPRGPYRDLLIKEVHSSGLGGHLGVQKTLEILQDQFY